TGTGTTTTTGCTGATCGAGTCGAACCCGGAACCCCCAGGGTCTTTTGTTTTCATCTGAATGTCGGTTCTTTTGGGGAGAGGCAAACAGGGTGAAGTTTCCTGCCACCTTGCGATGTGGCTGTGTGTGGAACTCCGTTTCAAAAGATGACAGCTGCTGTGCTACTCCTAGAAGTCCACCCGCCTCCACACTGAGAATGACCCAGATGACATCTCCATAGTAGAGTCCTGTAGCAGTGCACATCCGCCACTGTCCCTGATCCATTCCTGCTCTGCAGGGGCTGCACATCTGGATGCTGACATCTGCAATCTCCTGGGGGTTTAGCAATCTCACCAACACCATGTTCACATGTCCAAGTTGGTCTCCCCTGACATATTTAAGACAAACCCCTGGAGGCCAGGCCTCTGCCCCAGAATTTTGGATCCGCcatgtttttatatattgagCATAAGGGGATATCGACTCCCGTTCTCCTATGGTGACATCTTCAACAAAGGACACAGACGGCACACTGATGTTTGGGCTCTCAAAGTCATAATAGGCGCCAATTGCTCCTTGTAGGTTCCAGCTGGTCATGTCCAGGAGGAAGGCGCAGCCGGCCGGGTTGAGCTGGAAGCCGAGCAACCGCTGGAACTCAGAGACGAGCACGACCTTGTCGGCGGTGCCCAGGCAGCTGAACTTCTGCACCAGCCCAGGGTCCGGGCCCACGTCCATGCTGTCCGTGGCTGGCGCCGGACACTCGCTTCCCCGCCTCCTCACAACTGGGCCGCTACCGCGCCGCCGAGCCCGGGGACTGCGAGGGGGGCCGCTGCTAGCTGGCGCCGCGACCCTGCTCCTCCGGGTTAGGCCCCAGGCCTCTCACCGCCCGCAGGGATAAACTCACTCAGCCACGGGCTCACTCTCGCGCTGCCCGCCCCCCCCCAGCGCTGACACCCCGCCGGGCCACCTCTCACTTCTCCCCTGCCTCCGCCgcaaggtggattttttttttaatttaaaaagtgattctAGAGTAGTCGGTATTGGTAAACAGCTGTGACTTTTAAATTCTGATAACGTTCCTGCCACAATTTTCTAGGATGTGTAGATAGTGTTAAGAAAActtaatatgttttttaataacaaacaaacatatgTATGGTGCTTCCTATGGGCCAGACCCTATTCTTAGTGTAGCGCTTAATACagattgactcatttaatcctcacagcagccctataaggtaggtactatcatttcccatttcacagatgggaaagttGGAGACATTAAATCGTGCCATTAATAACAGAAGAACCAGCATTTGGACTCAGGTAGTCTAGCTCTCCCATCTATCTGCTTAATTACTACACCACCCTGGTGCCCTAAGACATATGTGAATTCTGTAAAGTCAGAAACAATACTTATTTAATGTCAAAACAGAGTTTACCCTCAGTATATTCTAACTTGTCCCCTCCCTACTAAAAGTGAATACAAAGGTCTGTAAATCCAAGTTaatatatcctgttccattattCTGATTCCATAAGATTGGAATGAGAACCTttgctattatatataaaaataaggcaTTTCAATACCACTCATACAATGAGATGTACAATCTTTTCATGACTTCAAATGTTATCTATTCataataaaagtgaaattataCTCAATTTCTCCATTGTACAAAATAaggtacaaattgtgaaatttctatTAGTAAAAATATACCGTTACTTATGTCAGACTATTAAATTAGCAATCCTTTACTATTTCTTCATAGTACAAAGGAAATACAACTTAGCAAACTTTAACTTTTTCTAAAGGAATTTTATCTGcaaccatttaaaataaatgtgtgtgtgtgtgtgtatatgtatatatactgtatcaatttattttgcttttctcctaCGTCAATTTTCCACTCTCAGAAGCACAGTACCCTCCACACTCTGGATCTACCTGTGCTTTATTTCTCCCTCTGGTACTCACCACTGTTGAACCTACTCTACATGTTATTTACGGTCAATTTATTGTCTGCCCCTGCAGAATGTGTGCTCCATCAGAGGAgggatttgtctgttttgtttactgctacGTCTCCAGCACTAGAACAATGCCTAACACGTAGTAGAGAGTAAATAAAAGGCTGTTAAAGGAATATGAATCTCTGAAGAAAATCTCCCTGCAacagcctccccctccctcccccaccccccaaatcatACCTTTGGGGAAGACACTGTGTGAACAAGATGAGAGCTCTACTTTCCCTGAGTGTGAAAGACTGCAAGGGAGTTTGCAGAGGCTTATGGAGCCCTGGGAGGTGGATGGGTCAGTCTTGCTGTCTCCCTGTAGTACAAATGGCTCCTGTTAACCTGCTTAATGGAGGTGGGGAGCTGCGGGTTAGTCTCATTAAGAGCTTTCGAGGTAGTGATTCGGCATATAATTCAGGATTTAGTGTAACTTAATAATATAGTCAATTCTCACGATCACAGATTCCACATTTGCAAATTTGCCTACCTGCtaatatttatttgtaaccccaaaatcAATACTCAGGGTGCTTTCGTGGTCATTCACAGAGATATACAGAACAGCAAAACATGCCAGCTGCCCAGAGTGCCTGCTCCCAGCTGAGACCGACAAGACgacattctttttgtttcagcttTCTTACTGTAAACAAGTGTCACTTTGTTTTGcacttttgtgctttttgttggtaatttcactatttaaaatgtttaaaagcacAGTGCTGCCTAgtgttcctaagtgcaagaaATTACGATGTGCCTCATGGAAAAAATCTGTATGTTAGATAAGCTTCTTTCAGATATGAGTAACAGTGCTGCTGGGCATGAGTTCCATGTTACTGGATCAGTAGTATGCATTAAATAAGGTGTCCTTACAGAAACATGCATAAAACAAGGTCGTGTACTGATCACTTAATGATGAAAACGTTGTGAACAGAGGCTTAAGGGAActtaaccctgtatttcccccaGAAGCAATGGTTCCGTATTCGCTAAATCACTGTTTGCGGTGACTTCTATAGAACCTAACTAGCAGGCATAACAAGAATCAACTGTAGCTCCCCTGGAGTTCTCCAGCATGGTTCCCTTTCTGACTTTGGAAACATCATCTCTGTGCTTTCTCACAAATAACCTTCCCGgacacagtaaatatttacagaaagCCATGGATGAGGAATCAGCAAACCTGAattcatccctcctcccccaatttGGAGGGTCAGTCTGaggaaattacttaacctttcttgGTAGAGCCTTGTGATCTGCAAAAGGTCTCCTTAACTGAAAGGAAGAGCGTGAAAGCCCTCTCATGTTGATGTGTGTAAGGTATTCTTCCAAGCTGAACAACGGCTTTTTCCTTCAGATCTCAGGGCATCTTGGCAGCATTTTCATGGAGCTCCATTGTTAACAAATTTCAGGAACTTGATCATTGGGTTCAAGAgatgaaaagacagtctccttgAATAAACCAATACTTTCCTACTCCCAGAATCCTGGTCATCACTGAACCTTGCCTGACATCAGAAACTGCCTTTCAACCTCCCTTCTCCCAGGGAGCAGTCCAGCATCCAGTCCCTCTAACTCAAGTGTCCAACTGGCGACAAGtagtgccaagcaaggagtcctgGCTAGTGACTCAGGAGATCTGAACTCTCATCTGCCGTTGTTCAACTTTGTTACTGAAGGTAAGCCATTTCACATCTTTGGGCATCAGCTCCTTCATTTAAAAGCAACTGTTACAAGCCTCGtagatagactcatccaccagagggcagagagcagaagcaagaagaactacaattccacagcctgtggaacaaaaaccacattcacagaaagatagacaagatgaaaaggcagagggctatgtaccagatgaaggaacaatataaaaccccagaaaaacaactaaatgaagcggagacaggcaaccttccagaaaaagaattcagaataatgatagtgaagatgatccaggacctcggaataagaatggaggcaaagaccgaaaagatgcaagaaatgtttaacaaagacctagaagaattaaagaacaagcacctagaagaatcaaagaacaaacaaagagagatgaacaatacaataattgaaatgaaaaatacactagaaggaatcaatagcagaataactgaggcagaagaacagataagtgacctggaagacacaatggtggaattcactgccacggaactgaataaaggatgaaaagaaatgaagacagcctaagagacctctgggacaacattaaacaaaacaacattcacattataggggtcccagaaggagaggagagagagaaatgacccaagaaaatatgtgaagagattatagtcgaaaacttccctaacatgggaaaggaaatagccacccaagtccaggaagttcagagagtcccaggcaggataaacccaaggagaaacacgccaagacacgtagtaatcaaactgacaaatattaaagacaaagaaaaattattgaaagcaacaagggaaaaatgacaaataacatacaagggaactcgcataagattaacagctgacttctcagcagaaactctacaagccagaagggagtgggacgatatatttaaagtgatgaaggggaagaccctacaaccaagattactctacctggcaaggatctcattcacattcaacagagaaatcaaaagctttacagacaagcaagatctaagagaattcagcacccccaaaccagctctacaacaaatgctaaaggaacttctctaagtgggaaacacaagagaaaaaaaggacctacaaaaacaaacccataaaaattaacaaaatggtaataggaacttacatatcgataattaccttaaacgtgaatggattaaatgatacaaccaaaagacacaggctcactgaatggatacaaaaacaagacccatatatatgctgtctacaagagacccacttcagacctagggacacatacagactgaaagtgaggggatggaaaaagatattccatgcataaggaaatcaaaagaaagctggagtagcaatactcatgtcaggtaaaatagacattaaaataatgaatgttacaagagacaaggaaggacactacataatgatcacgggatcaatccaagaagaagagaaaacaattataaatatatatgcaccaaacataagagcacttcaatacataaggcaactgctaacagctagctacaaaagaggaaataaacagtaacacaataacagtgagggagtttaacacctcacttacaccaatggacagatcatccagagagaaaattagtaaggaaacacaagctttaaatgacacaatagaccagatagatttaattgatatttataggacattc
This sequence is a window from Orcinus orca chromosome 17, mOrcOrc1.1, whole genome shotgun sequence. Protein-coding genes within it:
- the LOC101270462 gene encoding LOW QUALITY PROTEIN: protein ILRUN-like (The sequence of the model RefSeq protein was modified relative to this genomic sequence to represent the inferred CDS: inserted 2 bases in 1 codon), whose protein sequence is MDVGPDPGLVQKFSCLGTADKVVLVSEFQRLLGFQLNPAGCAFLLDMTSWNLQGAIGAYYDFESPNISVPSVSFVEDVTIGERESISPYAQYIKTWRIQNSGAEAWPPGVCLKYVRGDQLGHVNMVLVRLLNPQEIADVSIQMCSPCRAGMDQGQWRMCTATGLYYGDVIWVILSVEAGGLLGVAQQLSSFETEFHTQPHRKVAGNFTLFASPQKNRHSDENXKDPGGSGFDSISKNTRAPAPDQTEQDESRLPQNSVNLSPSSHANNLSVVTYSKGLRGPYPFSQS